CCGCATGTCGCACGCCGTAACCATGTCGACCGCCCCGCCGATACAGCCGCCCTGGACGGCTGCCAGGACCGGCATCCGGGCCTTCTCGAAGACCGAGAACGTCTCCTGGAGGTGCAGGACGTTGGCCCGCAGGTTGGCCCGTAGGCGACCCGTCTCGCCCTCGGGACGAGTGCCGCCGAATACTGAAAGGTCCATGCCGGCAGAAAAGTGGCGTCCGGTGGAGGCCAGCACCACCACCCGGGCCTCCCCGGAGGCGTCTAGGTCCCGCATCAGGGCCGGGAGCTCGTCCCAGAATGCGGGGACCATGGTGTTCAGTTGCTCGCCACGGCTAAGGGTGACCGTGGCGACGCCGCCGTCTAACTTGACGTCGAAGCAGGTGTAGCCGTCGCTCATGGCCCGGACGGTACCCCCGGGTTCCTCGTCCCACCCGATCGGAGCGGTGGACGCCACGGTCAACCCAGGATCGACTCGGCCACGGCCACCAGGTCGTTTTCCGGCCGGGCTCCCAGGTGGCTAATCACCTCGGCCGCAGCGATACTCCCCAGCCGGGCCGCGTGGGCTAGGTCGGCTCCCTGACTGAGGCCGTAAAGGACCCCGGAGGCGTACAGGTCGCCGGCCCCCGTGGTGTCGACAACGGCGTGGAGTTCGTCGGCCACCACTGGGATCCGTTCGGACCCGTGGACGACCAGCGACCCCTGCCGTCCCAGCGTCACAAAGGCTAGGTCCACCTCGCTGGACACGGCATCGATCGCCACGTCCACGTCGTCCACCTGGAACAGCGAGCACATCTCGTTGCCGTTGCCGAACACTACGTCCACCCGGTCGGCCAGCAGGCCCCGCCACTCGTCGCGGTGCCGGTCCACGCAGAAGCCGTCAGAGAGGGTGAGCGACACCGTCCGACCGGCGGCCCTCGCCAGATCCATGGCGTGGCGGATCGCAGCCTTGGCCTCCTCGGTGTCCCACAGGTAGCCCTCGCAGTACAGGTGGGAGGCCGACGCCACCAGGTCCGCGTCGACGTCTGCGGTCGAGAGGTGGGATGAGATCCCGAGGTGGGTGTTCATCGTGCGCTGGGCGTCCGGGGTCACCTGGATGAGGCAACGGGCCGTCGGCTCGCTCCCCGCCTCGCCCGGCACCTCAAAGCCGACGCCCACGTGGCGAAGGTCGCGCCGGAAGACCTCTCCCAGGAAGTCGGCGGCGACCTTGCCGATGTATGCGGCCCGACCGCCGAACGAGGCCACACCGACCATGGTGTTGGCCGCCGAACCCCCCGACTCCTCCAGCCCGGGTGGCATGGCGGCATAGAGCTCCACGGCCCGTGCCCGGTCGATGAGTGTCATCGAGCCCCTGGCCAGGTCGTGCTCGTCGATGAAGTGGTCGTCGACCTCGGCCAGCACGTCGACGATGGCGTTGCCCACCCCGACGACGTCGAGCGTGGCTTCTCCCACGTTGCTCCTCCCTGGTCCGGTCGATCCGCCGAACGGTCCGACGGCGGACCATCATGCCCGCTGCCGGGTCGGCGAGGGGCGTCCGGTGGGCCGGTACGCTCGCCCGCCATGTCCGACCACCGCCTTTCCCGCGACGTCCTGCCCCGTCACTACGCCTTGGAGCTGCGTCCCGACCTCGATGAGCACACCTTCACCGGGACGGTGGCTATCGACGTGGAGGTGGCTACGGCCACCGACCGGATCACATGCAACGCCGCCGAGCTCGTGGTCCTCGACGCTGCGGTCATCGTCGACGGCGAACGGACGGCCCTCTCGGCGTCGCTCGACGAGGCCGCCGAACGGCTGGTCCTGTTGGCGCCGTCGCCGCTGGCCCCCGGTAGGGCCCGCCTCGAGCTGGCCTTCAGCGGCCTGCTCAACGACCGGCTGCGGGGCTTCTACCGCAGCACGCTGGTCGGCGCCGACGGCGTCGAGCAGACCATCGCCACCACGCAGTTCCAGTCCACCGATGCCCGCCGGGCCTTCCCCTGCTTCGACGAGCCCGACATGAAGGCCTCGTTCGGCGTCACGCTGGTCGTACCGGAGGACCTCCTGGCGGTCTCCAACGGCGCAGAGGTGTCCCGCACGCCTCTCGGCGACGGCACCGACCGGGTGGTCTTCGCCGACACCATCGAGCTGTCCACCTATCTTGTGGCGTTCGTCGTCGGACCCATGGAGGCCACCGACCCGGTCGACGTCGACGGGGTACCGGTCCGGATCATCCACCCGCCGGGACGCGGCGACCAGACGGCATTCGCCCTGGAGGTGGCCGCCCACTCCCTGCGATGGTTAGCCGACTGGTACGGCATCGACGTCCCGGGAGGCAAGGTC
This is a stretch of genomic DNA from Acidimicrobiales bacterium. It encodes these proteins:
- a CDS encoding enoyl-CoA hydratase-related protein, translated to MSDGYTCFDVKLDGGVATVTLSRGEQLNTMVPAFWDELPALMRDLDASGEARVVVLASTGRHFSAGMDLSVFGGTRPEGETGRLRANLRANVLHLQETFSVFEKARMPVLAAVQGGCIGGAVDMVTACDMR
- a CDS encoding adenosine kinase, which translates into the protein MGEATLDVVGVGNAIVDVLAEVDDHFIDEHDLARGSMTLIDRARAVELYAAMPPGLEESGGSAANTMVGVASFGGRAAYIGKVAADFLGEVFRRDLRHVGVGFEVPGEAGSEPTARCLIQVTPDAQRTMNTHLGISSHLSTADVDADLVASASHLYCEGYLWDTEEAKAAIRHAMDLARAAGRTVSLTLSDGFCVDRHRDEWRGLLADRVDVVFGNGNEMCSLFQVDDVDVAIDAVSSEVDLAFVTLGRQGSLVVHGSERIPVVADELHAVVDTTGAGDLYASGVLYGLSQGADLAHAARLGSIAAAEVISHLGARPENDLVAVAESILG